Proteins found in one bacterium genomic segment:
- a CDS encoding TIGR03013 family XrtA/PEP-CTERM system glycosyltransferase, whose translation FSHIGSRGGRMFRYLERHFSRIWLLVFSVDFLILLSVVVMALKTIAVRPGNTDMGRIQLSYAYFIAFILLSLIMLFINELYSIEKKYQPWLLAFKCFISFTLASFVCYFLFHRVLFREILFHFTCTLSLIACGSILCWRFMSYRIIPRINLQHRVLFWGTDELNKAVVREILADAHPKFKVVGFVDSNPALVGSVIMKQKVLGRIKDLDSIIKTEKVEKLVTPCSQARGDFPAENLVDLKFKGIEVLDVHTFYERLKGKILLNGLRPSWLIFAQGFKKNKLTKLQKRTFDILISSIGLLVTLPVSMITALLIKLESKGPVIYQQERVGEDGRIFNLFKFRSMRKDAEQDTGPVWAGKNDHRTTFIGKFIRKVRIDEIPQMVNVLKGDMSFVGPRPERPYFVEMLNKKIPYYNQRHSIKPGITGWAAVNYSYGATIEDAVEKLQYDLYYIKNYSLSLDVIIILKTIATVLGRKGSR comes from the coding sequence TTTAGTCATATCGGGTCACGGGGAGGACGTATGTTCAGGTATTTGGAAAGACATTTTTCGAGAATATGGCTATTGGTGTTTTCCGTTGACTTCCTTATTTTATTGTCTGTTGTAGTTATGGCATTGAAAACAATAGCTGTCAGGCCAGGGAATACTGACATGGGGCGTATCCAGTTAAGCTATGCATATTTTATCGCTTTTATTCTGCTGAGTCTGATAATGCTTTTTATTAATGAACTTTACAGCATAGAGAAAAAATATCAGCCATGGTTGTTAGCATTTAAGTGTTTCATTTCATTTACTCTTGCCTCGTTTGTCTGTTATTTTCTGTTTCACCGGGTTCTGTTTCGCGAAATCTTGTTTCACTTTACCTGTACTCTCTCACTCATTGCCTGTGGATCGATTTTATGCTGGAGATTCATGTCTTACCGGATTATTCCCCGGATTAACCTTCAGCATAGGGTTTTATTTTGGGGAACCGATGAGCTGAATAAGGCGGTAGTAAGAGAAATATTAGCCGATGCTCATCCCAAGTTTAAAGTCGTTGGCTTTGTAGATAGCAACCCTGCCTTGGTAGGGAGTGTTATTATGAAGCAAAAAGTTTTAGGTCGAATTAAGGACCTTGATTCTATAATTAAAACAGAAAAAGTAGAAAAACTCGTTACCCCATGCTCCCAGGCCAGAGGAGATTTCCCAGCGGAAAATTTAGTCGATCTTAAATTTAAAGGGATCGAGGTCCTCGATGTCCATACATTTTATGAGCGGTTAAAAGGCAAAATCTTATTGAATGGCTTACGACCAAGTTGGCTGATATTTGCCCAGGGATTTAAGAAAAATAAATTGACAAAATTACAAAAGAGAACTTTTGACATATTGATTTCAAGTATTGGCTTACTAGTTACCTTACCAGTTTCAATGATCACGGCTTTACTTATTAAACTGGAATCAAAAGGCCCGGTCATTTATCAGCAAGAGAGGGTTGGTGAAGACGGCCGCATATTTAACTTATTCAAATTCAGATCCATGAGAAAAGATGCGGAACAGGATACCGGACCAGTATGGGCGGGGAAAAATGACCACCGCACTACTTTTATTGGGAAATTCATCAGGAAGGTGCGCATCGATGAAATTCCTCAAATGGTTAATGTCCTGAAAGGAGATATGAGCTTTGTTGGCCCCCGGCCTGAGCGCCCTTACTTTGTAGAGATGTTGAATAAAAAAATTCCCTATTATAATCAAAGACATTCTATCAAACCCGGTATAACAGGGTGGGCTGCTGTTAACTACAGCTATGGAGCCACTATCGAGGACGCTGTCGAAAAATTGCAGTACGATCTTTACTATATTAAGAATTACTCGCTATCTCTCGATGTGATCATTATCCTGAAGACTATTGCTACCGTCTTGGGAAGGAAAGGTTCAAGATGA
- a CDS encoding polysaccharide biosynthesis/export family protein, producing the protein MKGNLRHKVTFLFLFTIFVLLSFIDLRNLHAQDIDYRIGAEDVLAISVWENEHLNREVTVRPDGKISFPLLDDIKVEGLTAMEVKEIITKGLTRYMSKPEVTVAIQKIGSLKVYIMGAVSSPGMLSLQRKTNLLQLLAMAGGLTLTENADLEKAYILRNNQRLPVNFSQLVEEGDTTQNVDLLPDDVIYIPDSFARRITVTGEVKSPQTINFKNGITTLDAVLTAGGPTEDAYLNGTMVITKRAGKEETLKVKLNDVMKKGKMKDNLKLEAGDIVIVPARVF; encoded by the coding sequence ATGAAGGGAAATCTCCGTCATAAAGTAACATTCTTATTCTTATTCACTATTTTTGTATTATTATCATTTATAGATCTCAGGAATCTCCATGCACAAGATATTGATTACAGGATTGGAGCAGAGGATGTCCTCGCTATTTCTGTTTGGGAAAATGAGCACTTAAACCGTGAGGTGACGGTGAGACCTGATGGGAAAATTTCATTCCCCTTGCTGGATGATATCAAGGTAGAGGGGTTAACCGCTATGGAAGTCAAGGAAATAATTACCAAAGGGCTTACCCGTTATATGAGTAAGCCTGAGGTTACTGTAGCCATTCAGAAGATTGGCAGTCTCAAGGTCTACATAATGGGCGCAGTGAGCTCCCCCGGCATGTTGAGTCTGCAAAGGAAAACCAATTTACTCCAACTGCTTGCCATGGCAGGGGGCTTAACCCTGACAGAAAATGCCGACCTCGAAAAAGCTTACATCCTGCGGAATAATCAGCGTCTCCCGGTGAATTTTTCTCAATTGGTTGAAGAGGGTGATACAACTCAAAACGTTGATCTTCTTCCTGATGATGTTATTTATATACCGGATAGTTTTGCCAGGCGAATTACCGTGACCGGAGAAGTAAAAAGCCCGCAGACTATCAACTTTAAAAATGGTATTACTACTCTTGATGCAGTGCTTACGGCCGGAGGGCCTACTGAAGATGCATATTTAAATGGCACGATGGTTATCACGAAAAGGGCAGGAAAAGAAGAAACCTTAAAGGTCAAACTGAACGACGTAATGAAAAAGGGTAAGATGAAAGATAATCTGAAACTTGAAGCCGGTGATATAGTTATTGTTCCTGCCAGGGTATTTTAA
- a CDS encoding outer membrane beta-barrel protein, translating to MGIKGQDTYSSLKRDEREPLVASNTIKFNDFSVTPYFEQEIGKRLKTTISYTFSERKYDQEDENLEGSKTYCGAIDLYYNLSRSIALDGEYTYTLNNFTETTPDRTEREIAAGFTWKRGSGIRASGKCGYAWEMEESGRRNNHPIMNSTLDIHPWIGTMVTATYSKSSSHASTHDTENDSFISHTASLNIRHDLLGRKVTVNYGGTYNLSDYDSVDREDKSLSGIVRIDWAMLNSVLLFLSGTYKRDRYIHNLTERRDKIYGSEGCLELKVSKSTTLALSGSYTQSRYQPDSYQVKLYDRSVKLAYSLNKSTLFEAGYQCLESVSDDQKLQPSEEDRANYQRKRCSAALRTNF from the coding sequence ATGGGTATCAAAGGGCAAGACACCTATAGCTCTTTGAAACGTGATGAAAGAGAGCCCCTGGTGGCGAGTAACACAATCAAGTTTAACGATTTTTCCGTCACTCCCTATTTTGAACAGGAAATTGGTAAAAGGCTTAAAACTACAATCAGTTATACCTTTTCAGAGAGGAAATACGACCAGGAAGATGAAAACCTGGAGGGCAGCAAAACCTATTGCGGGGCCATAGATCTTTACTATAACCTCAGCAGAAGTATTGCACTTGATGGAGAATATACATATACCCTCAATAATTTTACGGAAACAACTCCCGACCGCACAGAGCGGGAGATTGCCGCAGGGTTTACCTGGAAGAGGGGATCCGGAATACGGGCAAGTGGGAAATGCGGCTACGCCTGGGAAATGGAAGAATCAGGGCGAAGGAATAACCATCCGATCATGAATTCAACGCTTGACATTCACCCTTGGATAGGCACGATGGTCACCGCAACGTATAGTAAGTCGTCTTCTCACGCTTCCACGCATGATACGGAAAATGATTCTTTCATCTCTCATACCGCATCACTGAATATCAGGCACGATCTCCTGGGCCGGAAAGTTACGGTAAATTATGGTGGAACCTATAACCTGTCGGATTATGATTCAGTGGACAGAGAGGATAAATCATTGAGTGGAATCGTGCGAATAGACTGGGCGATGCTCAACTCAGTATTACTCTTCCTCAGCGGTACCTATAAGAGAGACCGCTATATTCATAACTTGACTGAGAGGAGGGATAAAATCTACGGCAGTGAAGGATGTCTGGAGTTAAAGGTATCCAAATCCACGACCCTGGCTTTGAGCGGCAGCTATACACAATCCCGATACCAACCTGATAGTTATCAGGTTAAGCTTTATGACAGGAGTGTTAAATTGGCCTACTCTCTCAATAAAAGTACCCTTTTTGAAGCTGGATATCAATGCCTGGAAAGTGTATCAGATGACCAAAAGTTACAGCCCTCTGAAGAGGACAGAGCCAATTACCAGAGAAAGAGATGCAGTGCTGCTTTAAGGACTAATTTTTAA
- a CDS encoding XrtA system polysaccharide chain length determinant has translation MNIISCRKYLFFSIFASITIMSIIYSYTVKKKYVSSETILVEKEKIINPLMEGLAVTQSPEERLNTIKQLLLSRSRLLQVIKKLDLDLPVKTQLELEKLIEEMRKAIKITVTGKNLYLISYEGDTPEVAKNVTSTICDLFIEENLGETRGAAHEAFAFIENQLSIYKRKLEDSETALRLFKEENLGQLPDEENINMSKLAEYQDLLSRAESELKEAQLQKDLLTKQLSGESPLILTSSSSSNNSLESQLVQLNAQLSTLLTRYTEEYPDIITLKEQIEKIKQKISEAAESKDKSLYSETKEEITTESVNPIYQKLREDLGRVNIQINLLNSRIAECKEKIELYSAKVKSIPAQEQELIRLNRGYDVNASIYKTLLSKLEEARISRELEVREKSDNFQVIDAAQLPLVPSKPNRPKFILVGGLLGLLAACSVIYLLQYMDSSIIDQQDAREYFKYPILAGIPFLPSDEDRKKERRNNFLFFSLVGVFSISILTIVIKELIGTYILIK, from the coding sequence TTGAACATAATATCATGCAGGAAATATTTATTTTTCAGCATATTTGCATCGATCACCATTATGAGCATAATTTATAGTTATACCGTAAAAAAGAAATATGTCTCATCTGAAACCATACTGGTTGAGAAAGAAAAAATAATTAACCCCCTCATGGAGGGTTTGGCAGTAACTCAAAGTCCTGAAGAGCGGTTAAATACGATCAAGCAGCTTCTCTTAAGCAGGAGCAGGTTGCTTCAGGTTATAAAAAAGCTGGACCTTGATTTACCTGTCAAGACACAATTGGAATTAGAAAAATTAATTGAAGAAATGAGAAAGGCTATAAAGATAACTGTTACGGGCAAAAACCTGTATCTTATTTCATACGAAGGAGACACGCCGGAGGTTGCAAAAAATGTGACCAGTACTATTTGTGATCTTTTTATCGAGGAAAATCTGGGAGAGACGAGAGGTGCAGCTCATGAAGCATTTGCTTTCATAGAGAATCAATTAAGTATTTACAAACGCAAACTGGAAGATTCAGAAACTGCGCTGCGGCTGTTTAAGGAGGAAAATCTGGGGCAGTTGCCAGATGAAGAAAACATCAACATGAGCAAGCTAGCAGAATACCAGGATTTACTATCGAGAGCTGAAAGTGAGCTTAAAGAGGCCCAGTTGCAAAAGGATCTGTTAACGAAACAACTCTCGGGGGAAAGCCCTCTTATTTTAACTTCCAGTTCCAGCAGTAATAATTCCCTGGAATCCCAACTGGTTCAATTGAATGCTCAATTAAGCACTCTATTAACTCGATATACTGAAGAGTATCCCGACATCATTACCCTTAAGGAGCAGATAGAGAAAATAAAGCAAAAAATCTCGGAAGCAGCCGAAAGCAAAGATAAAAGTCTGTATTCCGAAACTAAAGAAGAAATAACGACTGAATCAGTGAATCCGATCTACCAAAAGCTCAGAGAGGATTTAGGCCGTGTTAACATTCAGATAAATTTGCTGAATTCGCGCATAGCTGAATGTAAGGAAAAAATAGAGCTCTATTCAGCCAAGGTCAAAAGCATTCCTGCTCAAGAGCAGGAGTTGATTCGGTTAAATAGAGGGTATGATGTTAATGCATCGATCTACAAGACCCTGCTCAGCAAATTGGAAGAAGCCAGGATTTCCAGAGAACTTGAAGTTCGTGAGAAAAGTGATAATTTCCAAGTGATTGATGCAGCTCAGTTACCTCTGGTGCCAAGTAAGCCTAACAGACCTAAATTTATACTCGTTGGGGGGCTTCTTGGTTTGCTTGCAGCTTGCTCGGTAATTTATTTACTTCAGTATATGGACAGCTCTATTATCGATCAACAGGATGCCAGAGAATACTTTAAATACCCTATCCTGGCTGGCATTCCTTTTTTACCCAGCGATGAGGACAGAAAGAAAGAGAGAAGAAATAATTTTCTGTTTTTTTCACTAGTCGGCGTATTCAGTATCTCAATCCTAACTATAGTCATCAAGGAATTGATAGGTACCTATATATTGATTAAATAA